The following proteins come from a genomic window of Oricola thermophila:
- a CDS encoding S49 family peptidase — protein MNFKTFIPKRFRGGGPVIPVVRLQGTIATGNSPMSQTLSLATTAPMIERAFADKRAPAVAFAVNSPGGSPVQARLIYKRIRDLAGEKNRKVFMFTEDVAASGGYMIALAGDEIVSDPSSIVGSIGVISAGFGYVEAIGKIGVERRVYTAGENKAVLDPFQPEKKEDVERLQSIQRDVHKVFIDMVKERRGDKLADDPDLFTGAFWGGLQAKELGLVDHVGDMRSFLKERYGDKTELRLIQPQRNIFGRRTAAGVIGGTNAEALAAAAASGLLGAAEERGLWARYGL, from the coding sequence GTGAACTTCAAGACATTCATCCCCAAACGCTTCCGCGGCGGCGGCCCCGTCATTCCCGTGGTCCGCCTCCAGGGCACCATCGCCACCGGCAACTCGCCGATGTCGCAGACGCTTTCGCTGGCGACAACCGCGCCGATGATCGAGCGCGCATTCGCCGACAAGCGCGCGCCGGCCGTGGCCTTCGCCGTCAACTCGCCCGGCGGCTCGCCCGTGCAGGCGCGCCTCATCTACAAGCGGATCCGCGATCTCGCCGGGGAGAAGAACAGGAAGGTCTTCATGTTCACCGAGGACGTCGCGGCGTCCGGCGGCTACATGATCGCGCTGGCCGGAGACGAGATCGTCTCCGATCCGTCCTCGATCGTCGGCTCCATCGGCGTGATCTCCGCCGGCTTCGGATATGTCGAGGCGATCGGCAAGATCGGCGTGGAGCGCCGCGTCTACACGGCGGGCGAGAACAAGGCCGTGCTCGACCCGTTCCAGCCGGAGAAGAAGGAGGACGTCGAGCGGTTGCAGTCGATCCAGCGCGACGTCCACAAGGTGTTCATCGACATGGTGAAGGAGCGGCGCGGCGACAAGCTGGCCGACGATCCGGACCTGTTCACCGGCGCGTTCTGGGGCGGCCTGCAGGCAAAGGAGCTCGGCCTCGTCGACCATGTCGGCGACATGCGCTCCTTCCTGAAGGAGCGCTACGGCGACAAGACCGAGCTGCGCCTGATCCAGCCGCAGCGCAACATATTCGGGCGCCGCACCGCCGCCGGCGTGATCGGCGGCACGAATGCCGAGGCGCTTGCAGCGGCCGCCGCCTCCGGCCTGCTGGGCGCCGCGGAGGAACGCGGCCTGTGGGCGCGCTACGGCCTCTAG
- a CDS encoding glycine--tRNA ligase subunit alpha, with protein sequence MTAHTTIDKLHPTRSFQGLILTLQNYWAAHGCVVLQPYDMEVGAGTFHPATTLRSLGPKPWKAAYVQPSRRPTDGRYGENPNRLQHYYQFQVILKPSPPDLQELYLGSLKAIGLDPLLHDIRFVEDDWESPTLGAWGLGWECWCDGMEVSQFTYFQQVCGIECAPVSGELTYGLERLAMYVQGVDNVYDLNFNGEDGEDRITYGDVFLQAEQEYSRHNFEYADTAMLLKHFEDAEKECEALLKAGAPTDGERLHKCVLPAYDQCIKASHVFNLLDARGVISVTERQSYILRVRNLSRQCGEAFLLTEAGGANYQG encoded by the coding sequence ATGACCGCGCACACCACGATCGACAAGCTGCACCCGACCCGTTCCTTCCAGGGCCTGATCCTGACGCTCCAGAACTACTGGGCCGCCCATGGCTGCGTCGTCCTTCAGCCCTATGACATGGAGGTCGGCGCCGGCACGTTCCATCCCGCCACCACGCTGCGCTCGCTCGGGCCGAAACCGTGGAAGGCGGCCTACGTCCAGCCGTCGCGGCGGCCGACCGACGGGCGCTACGGCGAGAACCCGAACCGGCTGCAGCACTACTACCAGTTCCAGGTGATCCTGAAGCCCTCGCCGCCCGACCTGCAGGAGCTCTATCTCGGCTCGCTCAAGGCCATCGGGCTGGACCCTCTGCTGCACGACATCCGCTTCGTCGAGGACGACTGGGAAAGCCCGACGCTGGGCGCGTGGGGCCTCGGCTGGGAATGCTGGTGCGACGGCATGGAGGTCTCGCAGTTCACCTATTTCCAGCAGGTCTGCGGCATCGAGTGCGCGCCGGTTTCCGGCGAGCTGACCTACGGGCTGGAGCGGCTCGCCATGTACGTCCAGGGCGTGGACAATGTCTACGACCTCAACTTCAATGGCGAGGACGGCGAGGACCGGATCACCTATGGCGACGTGTTCCTTCAGGCCGAGCAGGAATATTCCCGGCACAATTTCGAATATGCCGACACGGCGATGCTGCTGAAGCATTTCGAGGACGCCGAGAAGGAATGCGAGGCGCTCCTGAAGGCCGGCGCGCCGACGGATGGCGAGCGGCTGCACAAATGCGTGCTGCCGGCCTACGACCAGTGCATCAAGGCGAGCCACGTCTTCAACCTGCTGGACGCCCGCGGCGTGATCTCCGTGACCGAGCGGCAGAGCTACATCCTGCGCGTGCGCAACCTGTCGCGCCAGTGCGGCGAGGCCTTCCTGCTGACGGAAGCCGGCGGCGCGAACTACCAGGGCTGA
- a CDS encoding fasciclin domain-containing protein, with translation MRKTAFGAAISFALISAVPATADNIVEVAKGAGSFNTLLAAAEAAGLAGALADGSNLTVFAPTDEAFAALPDGTVENLLKPENKDQLAAILSYHVLPRELASNMLPGGTIHVKTIKQGGDTTLSVTKAAGAVTVDEATVVSADIRADNGIIHVIDKVMLPSS, from the coding sequence ATGCGCAAGACAGCTTTTGGCGCAGCCATTTCATTCGCCCTGATTTCCGCGGTACCCGCCACGGCCGACAACATCGTCGAGGTCGCCAAGGGGGCCGGATCGTTCAACACGCTGCTCGCGGCGGCCGAAGCGGCCGGCCTGGCCGGCGCCCTTGCCGACGGCTCGAACCTGACCGTGTTCGCGCCGACCGACGAGGCCTTCGCGGCGCTTCCGGACGGCACGGTGGAGAACCTGCTGAAGCCCGAGAACAAGGACCAGCTTGCGGCGATCCTGTCCTATCACGTCCTGCCGCGCGAGCTTGCCTCCAACATGCTTCCCGGCGGCACGATCCACGTGAAGACGATCAAGCAGGGCGGCGATACCACGCTCTCCGTCACCAAGGCCGCAGGCGCCGTCACCGTCGACGAGGCGACCGTCGTCTCCGCCGACATCCGCGCGGACAACGGCATCATCCATGTCATCGACAAGGTGATGCTGCCTTCGAGCTGA
- a CDS encoding LemA family protein: MFDSSLIILAIVVVAGLYVMVTYNALVRVRQMVQEAWSGIDVQLKRRADLIPNLVETVKGYAGHEKETLQQVTEMRTRAQNVPAGDIAGRGAAEGLLGQALGRLMAVAEAYPDLKANENFLDLQRQLSALEGEIQMARRYYNGSARELNVKVESFPSNVIANTFGFAKAEYFELENPADRERPDVKFS, translated from the coding sequence ATGTTTGACAGCAGCCTCATCATACTGGCGATCGTCGTGGTCGCCGGGCTCTATGTCATGGTCACCTACAACGCGCTGGTGCGCGTCCGCCAGATGGTCCAGGAGGCATGGAGCGGCATCGACGTGCAGCTGAAGCGGCGTGCCGACCTGATCCCCAACCTCGTGGAGACGGTGAAGGGCTATGCCGGGCACGAGAAGGAAACGCTGCAACAGGTCACGGAGATGCGCACCCGCGCGCAGAACGTTCCGGCGGGCGACATCGCGGGCCGCGGCGCGGCAGAGGGCCTGCTCGGCCAGGCGCTCGGACGGCTGATGGCGGTGGCGGAGGCCTATCCCGACCTCAAGGCCAACGAGAACTTCCTCGACCTGCAACGGCAGCTCTCTGCGCTTGAGGGCGAGATCCAGATGGCGCGGCGCTACTACAACGGTTCGGCGCGCGAACTGAACGTGAAGGTCGAAAGCTTTCCCTCCAATGTGATCGCCAACACATTCGGATTCGCCAAGGCGGAGTATTTCGAGCTGGAGAACCCGGCCGACCGGGAGCGGCCGGACGTGAAGTTTTCCTGA
- a CDS encoding DUF2207 domain-containing protein, whose translation MLRGLVALLLLLATATLASAAEEILLFRSDVTVEPNGDFVVTETIRVNAEGKEIKRGIYRDFPVQFVKADGSIGQNAFELVSATRDGLAETTRTERRSNFIRVYLGQEDVFLQPGVYTYELKFRTDRQVRFFDDHDEVYWNATGTEWIFPIRKAVATVDLPDGATAQDTVAYTGAYGSTAQNARATVSQGGNVVTFETTQPLGPREGLTVAVAFQKGIIAPPPREREILWFLRDNSASLIAVAGLLVVTAYYLWAWVRVGRDPPRGVVVPRWDLPEDMSPALVHYIWNKGLARMGFPALSAAAVNLAVKGYLELDEIGKTITLRRTGKPKDGAAFPVGEKALLDKLDALGGTLEISKANGKTVQALGRRFTSAIESEHKSVFYRHNVGWIVPGVILSVGTLVLTLAFGRLSENTIGFVIMSLFVSIFVTAFLLAIAKAAARGLAGKIRLAVLLVMAVVILLNSGLLAATGWYKFIEQPLVIGALAAIAMVNALLFFLMGAPTRLGQQRTVEIEGLRRYLTVAEKDRMNMAGAPEMSPQHFERLLPYAMALGVEKPWSDAFQKWLRAAAAAGVAAAAAYHGPSWYRGRSGFDSNRIGRTMGGLSNSMAKSFTSSLPATKSSSSGFSGGSSGGGGGGGGGGGW comes from the coding sequence ATGCTGCGCGGCCTCGTTGCGCTTCTCCTTCTCCTCGCCACCGCCACGCTGGCAAGCGCGGCCGAGGAAATCCTGCTTTTCCGCAGCGACGTGACGGTCGAACCGAACGGCGATTTCGTCGTCACCGAGACCATCCGGGTCAATGCCGAGGGCAAGGAGATCAAGCGTGGCATCTACCGCGACTTTCCGGTCCAGTTCGTAAAGGCGGACGGCAGCATCGGACAAAACGCCTTCGAGCTTGTCTCCGCGACGCGCGACGGCCTGGCCGAGACCACCCGCACCGAGCGACGCAGCAATTTCATACGGGTCTATCTCGGCCAGGAGGACGTGTTCCTGCAGCCGGGCGTCTACACCTACGAGCTGAAGTTCCGCACCGACCGGCAGGTCCGCTTCTTCGACGACCATGACGAGGTCTACTGGAATGCCACCGGCACCGAATGGATTTTTCCGATCCGCAAGGCCGTCGCGACAGTCGACCTGCCGGACGGCGCGACGGCGCAGGACACGGTGGCCTATACCGGGGCCTACGGCTCTACCGCGCAAAACGCCCGCGCGACGGTCTCGCAGGGCGGCAACGTCGTCACCTTCGAGACGACGCAGCCCCTGGGTCCCCGCGAGGGACTGACCGTGGCGGTGGCCTTCCAGAAGGGCATCATCGCGCCGCCCCCCAGGGAGCGCGAAATCCTGTGGTTCCTGCGCGACAACAGCGCTTCGCTGATCGCCGTCGCGGGGCTGCTCGTCGTCACGGCATACTACCTCTGGGCCTGGGTGCGCGTCGGGCGCGATCCGCCGCGCGGCGTCGTCGTGCCCCGCTGGGACCTGCCGGAAGACATGTCCCCCGCGCTGGTGCACTATATCTGGAACAAGGGACTTGCCCGCATGGGCTTCCCGGCCCTCTCCGCAGCCGCGGTCAACCTTGCCGTCAAGGGCTATCTCGAACTCGACGAGATCGGCAAGACGATCACGCTGCGCCGGACCGGCAAGCCGAAAGACGGCGCCGCCTTTCCGGTCGGAGAGAAGGCGCTCCTCGACAAGCTGGATGCACTGGGCGGAACGCTGGAGATTTCGAAAGCCAACGGCAAGACCGTGCAGGCGCTCGGCAGGCGATTCACTTCCGCTATCGAAAGCGAGCACAAGTCCGTGTTCTACCGGCACAATGTCGGCTGGATCGTTCCGGGAGTCATTCTCTCGGTAGGTACACTCGTCCTGACCCTCGCTTTCGGGCGGCTCAGCGAGAACACGATCGGTTTCGTGATCATGTCGCTCTTCGTCTCGATCTTCGTCACCGCGTTCCTGCTCGCTATCGCCAAGGCCGCCGCGAGAGGCCTGGCAGGCAAGATCCGGCTCGCCGTGCTTCTCGTCATGGCGGTGGTGATCCTTCTGAACTCCGGTCTTCTGGCCGCTACCGGCTGGTACAAGTTCATCGAGCAGCCGCTGGTCATCGGCGCCCTGGCGGCTATCGCGATGGTCAATGCACTGCTGTTCTTCCTGATGGGTGCGCCGACGCGGCTCGGGCAGCAGCGAACTGTCGAAATCGAGGGGCTGAGGCGCTACCTGACCGTTGCGGAGAAGGACCGCATGAACATGGCGGGTGCACCCGAGATGTCGCCGCAGCACTTCGAGAGGCTGCTGCCCTATGCGATGGCGCTGGGCGTGGAAAAGCCGTGGTCCGACGCATTCCAGAAGTGGCTGAGAGCTGCCGCGGCAGCGGGCGTGGCCGCCGCGGCGGCCTATCACGGACCGTCCTGGTATCGCGGCAGGTCCGGCTTCGACAGCAACCGCATCGGCAGGACGATGGGCGGACTGTCGAACTCGATGGCGAAGAGTTTCACCTCGTCGCTGCCCGCGACAAAGTCCTCCTCCTCCGGATTCTCCGGCGGCTCCTCCGGCGGTGGCGGTGGAGGTGGCGGCGGCGGTGGCTGGTAG
- a CDS encoding helix-turn-helix transcriptional regulator yields the protein MTTMARSLQDKLSALDPERRAHIEAEADRLHGELLTLRELRKAKELTQVQLAEMLGVQQATVAKYERQGDLLLSTLRSYVGAMGGTLKLTVEFPGREPVTLEGLGDTEDPVRRRRAAGGGPDNGARN from the coding sequence ATGACGACCATGGCACGCAGCCTGCAGGACAAGCTCTCCGCCCTCGATCCCGAGCGCCGGGCGCACATCGAGGCCGAGGCCGATCGCCTGCACGGCGAGTTGCTGACTCTTCGGGAGTTACGGAAGGCGAAGGAACTGACCCAGGTGCAGCTGGCCGAGATGCTCGGGGTCCAGCAGGCGACGGTGGCGAAATACGAACGCCAGGGCGATCTTCTGCTTTCCACCCTGCGCAGCTATGTCGGCGCAATGGGCGGAACCCTGAAGCTGACTGTCGAGTTTCCCGGCCGGGAACCGGTGACGCTGGAGGGGCTCGGTGATACCGAGGACCCGGTACGCCGGCGCCGGGCGGCCGGGGGCGGCCCAGACAACGGCGCGCGGAACTGA
- a CDS encoding crotonase/enoyl-CoA hydratase family protein — protein MTDHILVERSGAVQTIRLNRPEKKNAITRAMYERMAAALRDGDADDGVRVHVFLGAPGAFSSGNDLQDFLAVATGTEPDGDVFDFLVALATAKKPVVSGVDGLAIGIGTTIHLHCDMTFATPDSLFRTPFTDLGLVPEAASSLIAPRIMGHQRAFALLAAGEGFSAKQALEAGLIRGIVEPEALEGAVREAAEALAAKPPEALQLAKKLIKSPTEPVIERIREEGELFMQRLKSDEAREAFMAFMARKK, from the coding sequence ATGACCGATCACATTCTCGTCGAGCGCTCCGGCGCGGTGCAGACGATCCGGTTGAACCGGCCCGAGAAGAAGAACGCGATCACGCGGGCCATGTACGAGCGCATGGCCGCGGCTTTGCGCGACGGTGACGCCGACGATGGCGTGCGCGTCCATGTCTTCCTCGGGGCGCCGGGAGCCTTTTCCTCCGGCAACGACCTGCAGGATTTCCTCGCCGTCGCCACGGGCACGGAGCCGGATGGCGACGTGTTCGACTTCCTCGTCGCGCTGGCCACGGCGAAAAAGCCTGTGGTCTCCGGCGTCGACGGGCTGGCCATCGGCATCGGCACGACCATCCATCTTCATTGCGACATGACCTTCGCCACGCCGGACTCGCTGTTCCGCACGCCCTTTACCGATCTCGGCCTCGTGCCGGAGGCGGCCTCAAGCCTGATCGCGCCGCGCATCATGGGCCACCAGCGCGCCTTCGCCCTGCTGGCGGCGGGCGAGGGCTTCTCGGCGAAGCAGGCGCTCGAGGCCGGGCTGATCCGCGGGATCGTGGAGCCGGAGGCGCTGGAAGGCGCGGTGAGGGAAGCGGCCGAGGCGCTCGCCGCCAAGCCGCCCGAGGCGCTGCAACTGGCCAAGAAGCTGATCAAGAGCCCGACCGAGCCGGTGATCGAGCGCATCCGCGAGGAGGGCGAACTCTTCATGCAGCGCCTGAAGTCCGACGAGGCGCGCGAGGCCTTCATGGCCTTCATGGCGAGGAAGAAGTAG
- a CDS encoding acyl-CoA dehydrogenase, translating to MYRAPVSEIAHALKSVAGLKEGLDKGLFGDLSEDLVDAILEEAGRFATDRIAPLHVPGDRQGARHADGAVTMPDGYADLYRDWAAGGWNGLAADPEFGGQGLPISLAMAVAEMWNSGSMGFGLVATLTAGAVEALEAHASDEMKAKYLPKMVSGEWTGTMNLTEPQAGSDVGALKARAEPAGDGTYRIFGQKIFITYGEHDMTDNIVHLVLARLPGAPAGTKGISLFLVPKFLVNDDGSLGPRNDVHCHSIEHKLGIHASPTCTMIYGDGKFGDEPGAVGWLVGEENRGLACMFTMMNNARLAVGIEGVAVAEAASQKALAYANERRQGRAPGWTGEGMSPIVLHPDVRRDLLTMTSLTRAARAICLACAHAIDMSRATQGDEARFWHERASLLTPVAKAFSTDIGSQVASIGVQVHGGMGFIEETGAALYMRDARIAQIYEGTNGIQAIDLVTRKLPQSDGACVSAYFDELDGVIGALSASNEPAFGQSAGRLKEAVADLRAATDALGAMMKAGDMARALSGATPYLRLFGLAAGGVYLARAALADAGNGERASLCRFFAENLAGETAALRRTVEAGAESLAAAGEFLVA from the coding sequence ATGTACAGGGCGCCAGTTTCTGAAATCGCGCATGCGCTGAAGTCGGTCGCGGGACTGAAGGAAGGGCTCGACAAGGGCCTGTTCGGCGATCTTTCGGAGGATCTCGTCGACGCGATCCTGGAAGAGGCGGGCAGGTTCGCCACAGACCGGATCGCGCCGCTGCACGTGCCCGGCGACCGCCAGGGCGCACGCCATGCCGACGGCGCGGTGACCATGCCGGACGGCTACGCGGACCTCTATCGCGACTGGGCCGCCGGCGGCTGGAACGGGCTGGCCGCCGATCCGGAATTCGGCGGGCAGGGACTGCCGATCTCGCTGGCCATGGCCGTGGCCGAGATGTGGAACTCGGGCTCGATGGGCTTCGGCCTCGTCGCAACGCTGACCGCCGGCGCGGTCGAGGCGCTCGAGGCCCATGCCTCCGACGAGATGAAGGCGAAGTACCTGCCGAAGATGGTGTCGGGCGAGTGGACCGGCACCATGAACCTGACCGAGCCGCAGGCCGGCTCCGACGTCGGCGCGCTGAAGGCGCGCGCGGAACCCGCGGGCGACGGCACCTACCGCATCTTCGGCCAGAAGATATTCATCACCTATGGCGAGCACGACATGACGGACAACATCGTCCACCTCGTGCTTGCGCGCCTGCCGGGCGCCCCGGCGGGCACCAAGGGCATCTCGCTCTTCCTGGTGCCCAAGTTCCTGGTCAATGACGACGGCTCGCTCGGGCCGCGCAACGACGTCCATTGCCATTCCATCGAGCACAAGCTCGGCATCCACGCCTCGCCGACCTGCACCATGATCTACGGCGACGGCAAGTTCGGCGACGAGCCGGGCGCCGTCGGCTGGCTGGTGGGCGAGGAGAACCGCGGCCTTGCCTGCATGTTCACCATGATGAACAACGCGCGCCTCGCCGTCGGCATCGAGGGTGTCGCCGTGGCCGAGGCGGCGAGCCAGAAGGCGCTCGCCTATGCCAACGAGCGCCGGCAGGGCAGGGCGCCCGGCTGGACCGGCGAGGGCATGAGCCCGATCGTGCTGCACCCGGACGTGCGCCGCGACCTGCTGACCATGACCTCGCTGACGCGCGCGGCCCGCGCCATCTGCCTTGCCTGCGCGCACGCCATCGACATGTCGCGCGCGACGCAGGGCGACGAGGCGCGGTTCTGGCACGAGCGCGCCAGCCTGCTGACGCCTGTCGCCAAGGCGTTTTCCACCGACATCGGCAGCCAGGTCGCCTCCATCGGCGTGCAGGTCCATGGCGGCATGGGCTTCATCGAGGAGACCGGCGCGGCGCTCTACATGCGCGACGCCCGCATCGCCCAGATCTACGAGGGCACCAACGGCATCCAGGCCATCGACCTGGTGACGCGCAAGCTGCCGCAGTCGGACGGCGCCTGCGTCTCGGCCTATTTCGATGAGCTGGACGGCGTGATCGGCGCGCTGTCGGCCTCCAACGAGCCGGCCTTCGGCCAGTCCGCCGGGCGGCTGAAGGAGGCGGTGGCCGACCTGCGCGCGGCGACGGACGCGCTCGGCGCGATGATGAAGGCAGGCGACATGGCCAGGGCGCTTTCCGGCGCGACGCCCTATCTTCGCCTGTTCGGCCTCGCCGCGGGCGGCGTCTATCTCGCCCGGGCGGCGCTGGCCGATGCCGGCAATGGCGAGCGGGCGTCGCTGTGCCGCTTCTTTGCCGAGAACCTGGCCGGCGAGACGGCCGCCCTGCGCCGCACCGTGGAGGCGGGCGCGGAGAGCCTCGCCGCCGCCGGCGAATTCCTGGTTGCCTGA
- a CDS encoding glycoside hydrolase family 25 protein — MMGIRTWLAATAVMAAQAILPTGAGATEFFRPWADPKRAIVLDGYEHNIIDLHRIATDKRVTAFIHKASDGMPPPYRCEGDETERKACRVAWQRYAISRELYRTRRALAKQLGLEWGAYHLARAGDPLEQARHFLDFADPQPDELIALDLEGLDEEKWMSLADAERFAIFIHNETGRYPVLYANEIVSRRIAEMRGEYRVLSRLPLWYARYKPAIRGAFPKGNWDSYHIWQFAYHGNCPGKRCPYRVEGTEPDIDVNIVDMTPEQLRAAWPFGELVEDKAPMVIPIPVARPDIPEIERAPDPLYPGRLVAGLAKTVSDWWGTAAESYRRHAAPDRHFPGPDGIDLVTTAAFGGGKPPDPQIGLR, encoded by the coding sequence ATGATGGGCATTCGGACATGGCTTGCCGCCACGGCGGTAATGGCAGCGCAGGCGATCCTCCCGACCGGCGCGGGCGCGACGGAGTTCTTCCGCCCCTGGGCCGATCCGAAGCGCGCCATCGTCCTGGACGGCTACGAGCACAACATCATCGACCTGCACAGGATCGCCACCGACAAGCGCGTCACCGCCTTCATCCACAAGGCGTCCGACGGCATGCCGCCGCCCTATCGCTGCGAGGGCGACGAGACGGAGCGCAAGGCCTGCCGCGTGGCGTGGCAGCGCTACGCCATCTCGCGCGAGCTCTACCGGACGCGCCGGGCGCTGGCGAAGCAGCTCGGCCTCGAATGGGGTGCCTATCACCTGGCGCGCGCCGGCGATCCGCTGGAACAGGCGCGCCACTTCCTCGATTTCGCCGACCCGCAGCCCGACGAGCTGATCGCGCTCGACCTCGAGGGGCTGGACGAGGAGAAATGGATGTCGCTGGCCGACGCCGAGCGCTTCGCCATCTTCATCCACAACGAGACCGGCCGCTATCCCGTGCTCTACGCCAACGAGATCGTCTCCCGGCGCATCGCGGAGATGCGCGGCGAATACCGGGTGCTGTCGCGCCTGCCGCTCTGGTACGCCCGCTACAAGCCCGCCATCCGCGGCGCCTTTCCCAAGGGCAACTGGGACAGCTACCACATCTGGCAGTTCGCCTATCACGGCAACTGCCCCGGCAAGCGCTGCCCCTACCGGGTAGAGGGAACGGAACCGGACATCGACGTCAACATCGTCGACATGACGCCGGAGCAGCTCCGCGCGGCATGGCCGTTCGGCGAGCTGGTCGAGGACAAGGCGCCGATGGTGATCCCGATCCCCGTCGCCCGGCCGGACATTCCGGAAATCGAACGCGCCCCCGATCCGCTTTACCCGGGCCGGCTCGTCGCGGGCCTGGCGAAAACGGTGTCCGACTGGTGGGGCACGGCGGCGGAAAGCTACCGCAGGCACGCCGCCCCGGACAGGCATTTCCCCGGTCCCGACGGCATCGACCTGGTGACGACGGCCGCCTTCGGCGGCGGCAAGCCGCCGGACCCGCAGATCGGCCTGCGCTGA
- a CDS encoding type II toxin-antitoxin system RelE/ParE family toxin, with the protein MAWTVAFVEEFEPEFDAFPEEVQDAIFARALLLEREGPSLGRPHVDTLAGSRHANMKELRCNAAGGVWRIAFAFDPDRQAVLLVGGDKSGVSEKRFYRQLISRADERFDRHLERRKG; encoded by the coding sequence ATGGCTTGGACCGTCGCGTTCGTGGAGGAATTCGAGCCGGAGTTCGACGCCTTCCCCGAGGAGGTGCAGGACGCAATTTTCGCGCGTGCGCTGTTGCTTGAGCGCGAAGGCCCGTCGCTCGGGCGGCCTCATGTCGATACGCTGGCGGGATCGAGGCATGCGAACATGAAGGAGTTGCGCTGCAACGCCGCCGGCGGTGTCTGGCGCATCGCCTTTGCATTCGATCCCGACCGGCAGGCGGTCCTGCTCGTCGGCGGCGACAAGTCGGGCGTAAGCGAGAAGCGCTTCTACCGGCAACTGATCAGCCGGGCCGATGAACGGTTCGACCGCCATCTGGAGAGACGGAAAGGATGA
- a CDS encoding NfeD family protein: MPQLLFFAAVAAVGVLGYRAFVKEAKRVSERVRRAEKEQETGAMGTLVKDEKTGEYRVMRPDE; the protein is encoded by the coding sequence ATGCCGCAACTGCTGTTCTTCGCCGCCGTCGCCGCAGTGGGCGTCCTCGGCTACCGCGCCTTCGTGAAGGAGGCGAAGCGCGTCTCCGAGCGGGTGCGCCGGGCCGAGAAGGAACAGGAAACCGGCGCCATGGGCACGCTCGTCAAGGACGAGAAAACCGGCGAATACCGGGTGATGCGCCCCGACGAATAG
- a CDS encoding DUF1868 domain-containing protein, which yields MPEPFDPEILAASANPRPNRFLGTRFDEGGTFLPEAGNTVVRHVVPGSATQAALADLRERLRGLPWGHRFAFTAPESLHMTVFEGAIETRRLPGYWPGTLPLDAPMDAVTDHLAARLEDFAGPGRFDMTIAEVTPFGLALTGATDADEATARAWRDALAGPFGYRSPNHDAYSFHVTLAYIIDWLPDELVPLYRRALAELTEEFRARIPVVELGPPAFCTFADMNGFPPVLTLSGA from the coding sequence ATGCCCGAACCCTTCGATCCGGAAATCCTCGCCGCCTCCGCCAATCCCCGCCCGAACCGCTTTCTCGGCACCCGTTTCGACGAAGGCGGGACGTTCCTCCCGGAGGCGGGCAACACGGTCGTCCGCCACGTCGTGCCGGGATCGGCCACGCAGGCGGCGCTTGCCGATCTGCGCGAGAGGCTGCGCGGCCTGCCCTGGGGCCACCGCTTCGCCTTCACCGCGCCGGAAAGCCTTCACATGACGGTCTTCGAGGGCGCGATCGAGACGCGCCGCCTGCCGGGCTACTGGCCGGGGACGCTGCCGCTCGACGCGCCCATGGACGCGGTGACGGACCATCTCGCCGCGCGGCTGGAGGATTTCGCGGGGCCGGGACGGTTCGACATGACCATCGCCGAGGTCACGCCCTTCGGCCTGGCGCTGACGGGCGCGACGGATGCCGACGAGGCGACGGCGCGCGCCTGGCGGGACGCCCTTGCCGGCCCCTTCGGCTATCGCTCGCCGAACCACGATGCCTATTCGTTCCACGTCACGCTCGCCTACATCATCGACTGGCTGCCGGACGAGCTGGTGCCCCTCTACCGCCGCGCGCTGGCCGAGCTGACGGAGGAGTTCCGGGCGCGCATCCCGGTCGTCGAGCTGGGGCCGCCGGCCTTCTGCACCTTCGCGGACATGAACGGCTTTCCGCCGGTGCTCACCCTGTCGGGCGCCTGA